Proteins encoded in a region of the Stieleria neptunia genome:
- a CDS encoding DUF1501 domain-containing protein: MNHPDILDVTRRHFFGRSASGIAAAALGSMLGEPSSAASSSQRSFPNHPPKAKRVIYLYMSGGPSQFETFDDKPMLRELNGKAIPKSLTDGVKLAFLQYEALKCFGTDVGFKPCGKSGQKISNLLPHLQTVADDLCVVRTLQTDQVNHDPAHTFMNTGFSIAGRPSMGSWLSYGLGAETEDLPNFVVMRSGPLGQPIPTTAWHNGFLPGKHQGVEFYGSEQPLNYLKSPTGINATSQAETIRSIESLNRLHHDQVDDPEILTRINQYELAFQMQTSVPELAEFSSESATTRQLYGVGEKPDGSFGSNCLMARRMAERGVRFIQLYHTGWDHHSGVVKGITARTKEVDQGCAALLKDLKQRGMLEDTLVIWGGEFGRTPMSQGGSGRDHHTKSGPLWMAGGGVKPGCSYGATDDFGFTATEDPFHVHDFHATVLHLLGINHKRLTFRYKGFHFRLTNVHGNVIEKVLA, translated from the coding sequence ATGAATCATCCCGACATCCTGGACGTGACGCGCCGCCATTTCTTTGGACGATCCGCCAGCGGTATCGCCGCGGCGGCGCTCGGGTCGATGCTCGGCGAACCATCATCCGCCGCGTCATCGTCCCAGCGATCGTTTCCGAATCATCCGCCCAAAGCCAAGCGGGTGATTTACCTGTACATGTCCGGCGGGCCAAGTCAGTTCGAAACGTTTGACGACAAACCCATGCTCCGCGAACTCAACGGGAAAGCGATCCCAAAGTCGTTGACCGATGGCGTGAAGCTGGCCTTTCTGCAATACGAGGCACTCAAATGTTTCGGGACAGACGTCGGATTCAAACCGTGCGGGAAATCCGGCCAAAAAATCTCCAATCTGTTGCCGCATCTCCAGACGGTCGCCGACGATCTTTGCGTGGTTCGCACCCTGCAAACCGATCAAGTCAATCATGACCCCGCGCACACGTTCATGAACACCGGGTTCAGTATCGCGGGACGACCCAGCATGGGATCTTGGTTGTCCTATGGTTTGGGCGCCGAAACCGAAGACTTGCCGAACTTTGTGGTCATGCGAAGCGGTCCCTTGGGCCAACCCATTCCGACCACGGCGTGGCACAACGGGTTCTTGCCGGGCAAACATCAAGGCGTGGAGTTCTACGGCAGTGAGCAACCCCTGAACTATCTGAAATCTCCCACCGGCATCAACGCGACCAGTCAAGCCGAGACGATCCGGTCGATCGAATCGCTCAATCGGCTCCACCATGACCAAGTCGATGATCCCGAGATTCTGACGCGGATCAATCAGTACGAACTGGCGTTTCAAATGCAGACCAGTGTGCCGGAACTGGCGGAATTCTCGTCAGAGTCGGCGACCACGCGTCAGCTCTACGGCGTCGGTGAAAAACCGGACGGCAGCTTTGGTTCCAATTGCTTGATGGCGCGCCGGATGGCCGAACGGGGCGTTCGCTTCATCCAGCTTTATCACACCGGATGGGATCATCACAGCGGCGTCGTCAAAGGCATCACGGCGCGAACGAAGGAGGTCGATCAAGGTTGTGCGGCCCTGTTGAAAGATCTGAAACAACGCGGCATGCTGGAAGACACGCTTGTGATCTGGGGTGGCGAATTCGGCCGCACGCCGATGTCCCAGGGAGGTAGCGGACGAGACCATCACACCAAGAGCGGTCCGTTATGGATGGCCGGCGGGGGCGTGAAACCGGGATGCAGCTACGGCGCGACTGATGATTTCGGATTCACCGCAACCGAAGATCCCTTCCATGTCCACGATTTCCACGCCACGGTGTTGCACCTGCTGGGGATCAACCACAAACGACTGACGTTTCGCTACAAGGGGTTTCACTTTCGGCTGACCAACGTGCACGGCAACGTGATTGAGAAGGTGCTGGCGTGA
- a CDS encoding VWA domain-containing protein yields the protein MSDFRFATPGWSAALWVVLATVLTLLYLEQRRGDALSRFLSPVMQPRLVSRSSLMRRSVVTLLLGLASVCFVLALMRPQFGLTYVKAPRVGAQIMFCLDVSKSMLAEDVAPNRLDRAKADITDLLTFLDGDQVGLIGFAGRASVLCPLTPDYGFFKLVLNGAGPNSVGRGGTRLEEPLRKALDGFRSESDVSRVVFLITDGEDHDSHPLDVAKDAIERGIKIVAVGLGDEAGSEIRITDPRTGVQQQVLDADNRPVVTRLDGETLRELALATAGVYIPAGTGSLDLKSIYDAHIRPLVRGELSAEGRAIRRDAFQWMILAGLILMIAAVVLGHRRPPDAFAPRQAARQAAPQAAPTDSVAKAALVLMILSMLIPRVAIAEQTKPDQTVSATAPTTADEPVDADEPVDARETYNRGLDRLSGDLDEAERLLSQARREAGSDGEVRFRATYNLGWVEINRADSVIEAEPEQALEHLQRAAGWFRDAIRLRSDADDARHNLEVVLLRITQLRDQLMKQDDQDLATKLDALITAQRQTIGNLRALVQHVADSDDPNIADQYRSQFQRLAVDQRVALSDLQGLVDEAAGELETLESKAEADRSPEENIRIAQLNGLLSYLNQGSQRIGQSRSQLRRRQASRGFRRAATGLNQLKRARDQLRDPLEILDSLSRDIAETAQQTAFKAIESQGVGGQDDSPDIPRWIDQEFLSDSQADLTGRTEELTNRLAAGLESTSQDDPPTDISAEQQAFFEKLGRAMPHLIAATEAMKAANEKLAFPEYAAASEQQVNAITELQRAREQFADLKTLIELAYAAEQEIGTALAELVGQSEPADTGTDESPAGETLDPDVAKQFVDFITERQAENLQRMQRLRDEIAAATTKAQASQDESAQQESTDQTSAEPSQELQRLTLAMQLAERASEQMKAVVADLPAPDQPPLLAEGREPSGPSQASPAETPNADEPPLLAEGREPSGSSPASTAETPQPYALSQSHAEAAVETLQDLRRLFFSIVEHLRETAQRQAGINDETEQMAALELESEAEAERQRADAAELASRQTDLSEIAQQIASALEQQAEAATDQPPDSGAQANPVDPQQQQMIQQNAEKAAKAAGLVRESTEQMDKASEQLSGDQPQIDQARPPQDLALEKLIEALRELQPPQQDPSNQQQDQDQDQQQQQQQQQQQQSDQNQPQEQDEEQDAQMDPSRVLQAVRDREAQRRRDKDQRQRAGQIPVEKDW from the coding sequence ATGTCGGATTTTCGATTCGCAACACCAGGTTGGTCGGCGGCCCTGTGGGTCGTCTTGGCAACCGTCCTCACACTGCTCTACCTGGAGCAGCGACGTGGTGATGCGCTTTCGCGTTTCCTCTCGCCCGTCATGCAACCGCGCCTGGTCTCACGCTCGTCATTGATGCGTCGCTCCGTGGTGACGCTGCTGTTGGGGCTGGCATCGGTTTGTTTTGTTCTGGCGCTGATGCGACCGCAATTCGGATTGACGTACGTCAAGGCGCCGCGTGTCGGTGCGCAGATCATGTTTTGCCTGGACGTCAGCAAATCGATGCTGGCCGAAGATGTCGCCCCGAATCGACTCGATCGTGCCAAAGCCGACATCACCGACTTGCTGACGTTTTTAGATGGCGATCAAGTCGGATTGATCGGGTTCGCCGGCCGGGCAAGCGTCTTGTGCCCGCTGACACCGGACTATGGGTTCTTCAAACTGGTCCTCAACGGCGCCGGCCCCAACAGCGTCGGGCGGGGCGGCACACGGCTGGAGGAACCGCTGCGGAAAGCTTTGGATGGATTTCGATCCGAAAGCGATGTCTCCCGCGTCGTGTTTCTGATCACCGACGGTGAAGACCACGATTCGCACCCGTTGGATGTGGCCAAGGACGCGATCGAACGTGGCATCAAAATCGTCGCCGTCGGCCTGGGCGATGAAGCGGGCAGCGAGATTCGCATCACCGATCCACGAACCGGCGTGCAGCAACAGGTGCTTGACGCGGACAACCGTCCCGTCGTCACGCGTTTGGATGGAGAAACACTACGCGAACTCGCTTTGGCAACCGCAGGCGTTTATATCCCCGCGGGAACGGGAAGCCTGGATTTAAAATCGATCTATGACGCGCATATCCGACCGCTGGTCCGTGGCGAACTGTCCGCCGAAGGCCGGGCGATCCGACGTGATGCGTTCCAGTGGATGATCCTGGCCGGGCTGATCCTGATGATCGCCGCCGTCGTGCTCGGCCACCGTCGCCCCCCCGATGCGTTTGCACCGCGGCAAGCAGCGCGGCAAGCAGCGCCGCAAGCAGCGCCGACGGACTCCGTCGCCAAGGCTGCATTGGTGCTGATGATCCTGTCGATGCTGATCCCCCGCGTCGCGATCGCAGAGCAAACAAAACCGGATCAAACCGTGTCTGCGACCGCCCCGACGACCGCTGACGAACCGGTCGATGCTGACGAACCGGTCGATGCTCGAGAAACCTACAACCGTGGCCTCGATCGGCTGAGCGGTGATTTGGATGAAGCGGAGCGGTTGCTCAGCCAAGCCCGTCGAGAAGCCGGCAGCGACGGAGAGGTTCGGTTTCGCGCGACGTACAACCTGGGCTGGGTGGAAATCAATCGCGCCGACTCGGTGATTGAAGCGGAACCCGAACAGGCGCTCGAACATCTGCAGCGCGCCGCCGGTTGGTTCCGCGACGCGATCCGATTGCGCAGCGACGCCGATGACGCACGTCACAATCTGGAAGTCGTCTTGCTGCGAATCACGCAACTCCGCGATCAACTGATGAAACAGGATGATCAAGACCTGGCGACCAAGCTGGACGCCCTGATCACCGCTCAACGCCAGACCATCGGCAACCTTCGCGCGCTGGTCCAACACGTTGCCGACAGCGACGATCCGAACATTGCCGACCAATACCGGTCCCAATTTCAACGACTGGCCGTCGATCAACGTGTCGCGTTGTCCGACCTGCAGGGATTGGTCGACGAAGCCGCCGGTGAATTGGAGACGCTGGAATCGAAAGCGGAAGCCGATCGATCGCCGGAGGAGAACATCCGCATCGCGCAATTGAACGGTCTGCTCAGTTACCTGAACCAGGGCAGCCAACGCATCGGTCAATCACGCAGCCAACTTCGTCGTCGCCAGGCATCCCGCGGTTTTCGCCGCGCCGCGACGGGATTGAACCAGCTGAAACGTGCCCGCGATCAACTGCGCGATCCGCTGGAGATCTTGGACAGTCTTTCGCGAGACATCGCCGAGACGGCACAACAGACGGCGTTCAAAGCGATCGAAAGCCAAGGTGTCGGCGGACAAGACGACTCTCCCGACATCCCCCGCTGGATCGATCAGGAGTTTCTGTCCGACAGTCAAGCCGATTTGACCGGTCGCACCGAAGAGCTGACCAACCGCCTGGCGGCCGGCCTGGAGAGCACATCCCAAGACGATCCCCCAACCGACATCAGCGCCGAACAGCAAGCCTTTTTTGAGAAACTCGGCCGGGCGATGCCCCACTTGATCGCGGCCACCGAAGCGATGAAGGCGGCGAACGAAAAACTCGCCTTCCCCGAATACGCTGCCGCAAGCGAGCAGCAGGTCAACGCGATCACCGAACTGCAACGAGCCCGTGAACAGTTTGCGGACCTGAAAACGTTGATCGAGTTGGCCTACGCCGCCGAACAGGAAATCGGTACCGCGTTGGCGGAGTTGGTCGGTCAATCGGAACCGGCCGATACAGGGACTGACGAATCACCGGCTGGCGAAACGCTAGACCCGGACGTTGCCAAGCAGTTCGTCGACTTCATCACCGAGCGCCAGGCTGAAAACCTGCAACGCATGCAGCGACTGCGAGACGAGATTGCCGCCGCGACCACAAAAGCTCAAGCTTCACAAGACGAATCCGCCCAACAAGAATCCACCGACCAAACAAGCGCGGAACCGTCCCAGGAACTTCAACGACTGACCCTTGCGATGCAACTGGCCGAACGTGCCAGCGAACAAATGAAGGCCGTCGTCGCGGATTTGCCGGCCCCCGATCAGCCTCCCCTGTTAGCGGAAGGGCGCGAGCCCTCCGGTCCTTCCCAAGCATCGCCCGCCGAAACCCCGAACGCCGATGAACCTCCCCTGTTAGCGGAAGGGCGCGAGCCCTCCGGTTCTTCCCCGGCTTCAACCGCCGAAACGCCACAACCCTACGCGCTCTCCCAAAGCCATGCCGAAGCCGCCGTCGAGACCTTGCAGGATCTCCGTCGCCTGTTCTTCTCAATCGTCGAACACCTGAGAGAAACCGCGCAGCGGCAGGCCGGGATCAATGATGAAACCGAGCAAATGGCCGCGTTGGAGCTGGAATCGGAAGCAGAAGCCGAACGTCAACGCGCCGACGCAGCCGAACTCGCCTCGCGACAAACAGATCTCTCCGAGATTGCCCAGCAGATCGCATCGGCCTTAGAACAACAGGCCGAGGCCGCCACGGACCAACCGCCTGACTCCGGCGCACAAGCGAATCCCGTCGATCCGCAACAGCAGCAAATGATCCAGCAGAACGCCGAAAAGGCAGCGAAGGCGGCCGGGCTGGTTAGGGAGTCCACCGAACAGATGGACAAGGCGTCCGAACAGCTCAGCGGTGACCAGCCGCAGATCGACCAGGCACGACCGCCGCAGGACCTGGCACTCGAAAAGCTGATCGAAGCGCTGCGAGAATTGCAGCCGCCACAGCAGGATCCATCGAATCAGCAACAAGACCAAGATCAAGATCAACAACAACAACAGCAGCAACAACAGCAGCAGCAATCCGACCAGAACCAACCGCAAGAGCAAGACGAAGAACAAGACGCGCAAATGGATCCGTCACGCGTCCTGCAAGCCGTCCGAGACCGTGAAGCACAACGACGTCGCGACAAGGACCAACGCCAGCGTGCGGGCCAGATACCGGTGGAAAAGGATTGGTGA
- a CDS encoding BatD family protein → MNLPVNNEPKISFVARLARVSAFHPPAAAVAAVAQTVPLRPLLTSWMVLLLLATTAVAQDVSVQVATEDPPHYVGVSVIVQLTVDGLEAKPAPQCVAESTSPDVRVRLAGISPRIVQRMFQSGAQIRRIQQVTHTIQFRVTANKPGDYEIGPFLITQGSTEKRVDAITLSFAEVPTTDDMRIKLQLPDSAYPDQRVPVTIQWWFAGDTDDVNQLSIDGTMLDGFRFAPDRAAQRGESRLPIETDAGPISLAATAERKTVDGKEFTVVSAQRTLIPNRPGTYEIAPITATIQWVTQWDQRRRSPMDDFGFGGSLLEEAFGSRRRPAKVELFRAAGEPLTFEVKPFPSAGRPQSFSGAVGNGFSLDVTADRTVVRVGDPIRLTLHLRGDGNIEGATLPPLSADGGLDPRHFRLPEGDVTGVLQDDQDGKQFVVSVRVLDQGISEIPSIAYSWFDAEQERYQTTRSEPIALRVMPAQVVGADAVVSNQSGNAPGDTASNDPAAESSRSSGPRSFTLSGADLAIERDPQRLLTGSTSLLARPSFQWAGYALGSACLIVALVDRKRRQVDPAVRKASAVVRAQRGRIAAAERLPEKEAALQIAEALRVAHLEFPDTDRSTIQTIIAQCEAIAYKPGDDADARIAPDLLGRALAAIDTLKPSNGAA, encoded by the coding sequence ATGAACTTGCCTGTCAACAACGAACCAAAAATCAGTTTCGTCGCGAGGCTCGCCAGAGTGTCGGCCTTCCATCCTCCAGCGGCGGCAGTGGCGGCAGTGGCGCAGACAGTCCCGCTCCGCCCCTTGCTCACATCGTGGATGGTCCTGCTGTTGCTGGCGACCACCGCCGTCGCCCAAGACGTGAGCGTCCAGGTGGCGACCGAAGATCCGCCGCACTACGTCGGCGTCAGCGTGATCGTCCAGTTGACCGTCGATGGACTGGAAGCCAAACCGGCACCGCAATGCGTCGCCGAATCAACTTCGCCGGATGTGCGCGTTCGATTAGCAGGCATCAGCCCGCGAATCGTTCAGCGCATGTTTCAGTCGGGCGCGCAGATCCGACGGATTCAACAGGTGACGCACACCATCCAATTTCGTGTCACGGCCAACAAACCGGGGGACTATGAAATCGGTCCGTTCCTGATCACCCAAGGCAGCACCGAAAAGCGTGTTGACGCGATCACCCTGTCCTTCGCCGAAGTCCCGACGACGGACGACATGCGGATCAAGTTGCAACTGCCCGATTCGGCCTATCCCGATCAACGCGTTCCGGTCACCATCCAATGGTGGTTCGCCGGCGACACCGACGACGTCAATCAGCTGTCGATCGATGGGACGATGTTGGACGGATTTCGATTCGCTCCCGACCGGGCGGCTCAGCGGGGCGAGTCGCGACTGCCGATCGAGACCGACGCGGGCCCAATCTCCCTGGCCGCCACGGCCGAACGCAAAACGGTCGACGGCAAGGAATTCACGGTCGTGTCGGCACAGCGGACGTTGATTCCCAACCGTCCGGGAACGTACGAAATCGCGCCGATCACCGCGACGATCCAGTGGGTCACACAGTGGGACCAGCGTCGGCGATCCCCGATGGATGATTTCGGTTTCGGCGGCTCGTTGCTAGAAGAAGCCTTCGGCAGTCGCCGTCGCCCCGCGAAAGTCGAATTGTTTCGCGCCGCAGGCGAACCGTTGACGTTCGAAGTCAAACCGTTCCCCAGCGCAGGCCGGCCCCAAAGCTTTTCAGGTGCCGTCGGAAACGGATTTTCGCTCGATGTCACCGCCGATCGCACCGTCGTTCGAGTCGGAGACCCGATTCGATTGACGCTGCACCTGCGCGGTGACGGCAATATCGAAGGGGCGACACTGCCGCCGCTGTCCGCCGATGGTGGATTGGATCCCCGGCACTTCCGTTTGCCCGAAGGCGACGTGACCGGTGTTCTGCAAGACGATCAGGACGGCAAGCAGTTTGTCGTCTCGGTCCGCGTGCTCGATCAAGGCATCAGCGAAATCCCATCGATCGCGTATTCCTGGTTTGACGCCGAACAAGAACGCTACCAAACCACGCGGTCGGAGCCGATTGCGTTGCGTGTCATGCCGGCGCAGGTCGTCGGCGCGGACGCGGTCGTCAGCAATCAGTCCGGCAATGCACCTGGTGACACCGCGTCGAACGATCCAGCCGCCGAATCATCTCGGTCCAGCGGGCCACGCAGCTTTACACTCAGCGGTGCCGACTTGGCGATCGAACGGGATCCGCAACGGCTGTTGACCGGCTCCACCAGCTTGCTGGCCCGTCCATCGTTCCAATGGGCCGGATACGCGTTGGGGTCGGCCTGTTTGATCGTTGCCCTGGTGGATCGAAAGCGGCGCCAGGTCGATCCGGCGGTTCGCAAAGCCTCGGCTGTCGTGCGGGCTCAACGGGGACGCATCGCCGCGGCCGAGCGATTACCGGAAAAGGAAGCCGCCCTACAAATTGCCGAGGCACTCCGCGTGGCTCATCTTGAATTCCCCGACACGGACCGTTCGACCATCCAGACGATCATTGCCCAGTGCGAAGCGATCGCCTACAAACCCGGTGACGACGCCGATGCAAGGATTGCGCCGGACCTGTTGGGGCGTGCCTTGGCAGCCATCGACACCTTGAAACCAAGCAACGGAGCTGCATGA
- a CDS encoding SH3 domain-containing protein, with protein sequence MMRPTALLFVLIQVLCGAATAADTADDVLQQAIQAYRSALDQAQRDRRLESFARAETLFTQVISDQRSQTPDQPPSADLYFNQGNAALGAEHLGAAILAYRRALAIAPNHRRARQNLEFARTLLPDWVPVPDTDAISFGSFFDWMQTIQVRQWNGIAAVVFVLVMVLAAVYLRTDKTVARNLAVVFLIVWIGVLAKTWMLRSDATERAAVVLLPEVTARSADSINAPATFREPLPGGVEVTIIDDRDDWVRVQLSDGREAWLPASAIDLVAS encoded by the coding sequence ATGATGCGGCCGACAGCTCTTCTGTTCGTTTTGATCCAGGTTCTGTGCGGCGCCGCAACGGCTGCCGACACAGCCGACGACGTGTTGCAGCAAGCGATCCAGGCCTACCGGTCGGCCTTGGACCAGGCCCAACGCGATCGACGACTGGAGTCCTTTGCCCGCGCCGAAACCTTGTTCACGCAGGTGATTTCCGACCAGCGGTCTCAAACGCCGGACCAACCGCCGAGTGCAGACCTGTATTTCAATCAGGGGAATGCGGCATTGGGAGCGGAGCATCTTGGTGCCGCGATCCTGGCCTATCGCCGTGCCTTGGCAATCGCTCCCAATCATCGGCGCGCGCGCCAGAACCTCGAATTCGCCCGAACGCTGCTGCCCGATTGGGTTCCCGTTCCGGACACGGATGCGATTTCATTCGGGTCCTTTTTTGATTGGATGCAAACGATTCAAGTCCGCCAGTGGAATGGAATCGCCGCGGTCGTTTTCGTGCTGGTGATGGTGTTGGCGGCAGTTTATTTGCGAACGGACAAGACCGTGGCACGCAACTTGGCTGTCGTGTTTCTGATCGTCTGGATTGGCGTGCTCGCCAAAACGTGGATGCTTCGCAGTGATGCAACCGAACGAGCCGCGGTGGTGCTGCTTCCCGAAGTCACCGCACGGTCGGCCGATTCGATCAACGCCCCCGCAACGTTTCGCGAACCGCTGCCCGGCGGCGTGGAGGTCACGATCATCGACGACCGCGACGACTGGGTGCGCGTGCAATTGTCCGACGGTCGCGAGGCCTGGCTGCCGGCGTCCGCGATCGACCTCGTCGCCTCGTAA
- a CDS encoding DUF4381 family protein, which yields MNALVVLLLCVLLTPVASAESIVQQRQSGPVSIDVTLEPKAPVIGDTVTLSIQVTAEQDVEVLMPDFGDALDRFSIVDFAPRETIDDAGRTVAKQTYRLDPPSSGRHVIPPILIEYVDRRPGQQQAPEGLDAYEVLTDRIPFEVASVLPDNAAVDLKPPMERLAPIQPPAPSRWPIFAAILILALVSLPLLWRAIAAARRRKRRRSAYDVATTRLSKLLRDPRSTGPQIDEFYVGLSYIIRKYIEDRFEMRAPELTTEEFLTSIGQSPDFSADHQSLLREFLRQADLVKFARAQPSGEEIERAIGNVQRFLEDTRENAPMINDEFPESESDSENEVPPEDAAPKRQIEEAAHG from the coding sequence GTGAATGCGCTAGTCGTCCTCCTACTCTGCGTCCTCCTGACGCCTGTCGCGTCGGCCGAATCGATTGTTCAACAGCGGCAATCCGGCCCGGTGTCGATCGACGTGACGCTGGAACCGAAAGCGCCGGTGATCGGCGACACCGTGACACTTTCGATTCAGGTCACGGCTGAGCAGGACGTCGAAGTCTTGATGCCTGATTTCGGGGATGCGTTGGATCGTTTTTCGATCGTCGACTTTGCGCCACGCGAGACGATCGATGATGCGGGACGAACGGTTGCCAAGCAGACCTACCGCCTGGATCCGCCATCGTCAGGCCGGCACGTGATTCCGCCGATCTTGATCGAATACGTCGACCGTCGCCCCGGCCAGCAACAAGCTCCGGAGGGCTTGGACGCTTACGAAGTGCTGACCGATCGCATTCCCTTCGAAGTCGCCTCGGTGCTGCCGGACAACGCGGCGGTCGATCTGAAGCCGCCGATGGAACGGTTGGCCCCGATCCAGCCCCCGGCGCCATCGCGATGGCCGATCTTCGCTGCGATCCTGATACTCGCGCTGGTCTCGTTGCCGCTGCTCTGGCGAGCCATCGCGGCAGCACGACGACGCAAACGCCGGCGATCGGCCTATGACGTCGCAACGACGCGTTTGAGCAAGCTGTTGCGGGATCCACGATCGACGGGACCGCAAATCGATGAATTTTATGTCGGACTGTCCTACATCATCCGCAAGTACATCGAAGACCGATTCGAAATGCGCGCGCCCGAATTGACGACCGAAGAATTCCTGACGTCGATCGGTCAGTCGCCGGATTTTTCGGCGGACCACCAAAGCTTGCTGCGCGAGTTTCTTCGCCAAGCCGACCTGGTGAAATTTGCCCGCGCCCAGCCGTCGGGAGAGGAGATCGAACGCGCGATCGGCAACGTCCAGCGTTTCCTGGAAGACACGCGCGAGAATGCCCCGATGATCAACGACGAGTTTCCGGAGTCGGAGTCGGATTCCGAGAATGAGGTGCCGCCAGAAGACGCGGCGCCGAAACGCCAGATCGAGGAGGCCGCTCATGGGTGA
- a CDS encoding DUF58 domain-containing protein has product MADVLAGQYVSVFKGRGIEFDEVRPYIPGDDVRTIDWNVTARIGEPFVKRYVEDRQLTLMVMADVSASQDFGSGQRSKRDATAELSALLAFSATLNDDKIGLTLFHGAIEQYIPARKGQRHSLRVIREVLAHGNVETRSPPKRRRWLPLGRRRAWWRTGRQATNIAGAMQFLMSVTSRKSICFVISDFLGDGFLEAMQSANRKHDVIAVLVTDPKELEFPSVGLVNLEDAETGRVVQCDAGSKLFRDHLAAAAEKRVEDLRRTFGRSGIDFIHIDAQGDVVDPLVKFFRMRQRRMR; this is encoded by the coding sequence AAGTTCGACCGTACATCCCCGGCGACGACGTCCGCACGATCGACTGGAACGTGACCGCCCGGATCGGCGAACCGTTTGTCAAACGTTATGTGGAAGACCGCCAATTGACGCTGATGGTGATGGCCGACGTGTCCGCGTCCCAGGATTTCGGTTCGGGCCAACGCAGCAAACGAGACGCGACGGCAGAACTGAGCGCGCTGTTGGCGTTTTCGGCGACGCTCAACGACGACAAAATCGGGTTGACCCTGTTCCACGGCGCGATCGAACAATACATCCCCGCGCGCAAGGGCCAACGGCATTCGCTGCGGGTCATTCGCGAAGTCCTGGCGCACGGTAACGTGGAAACCCGCTCGCCGCCCAAGCGACGCCGTTGGCTGCCGCTGGGACGCCGCCGCGCCTGGTGGCGAACCGGGCGTCAAGCGACCAATATCGCCGGTGCGATGCAGTTCTTGATGTCCGTCACCTCGCGGAAATCGATCTGCTTTGTCATCAGCGACTTCCTGGGCGACGGTTTTCTGGAAGCCATGCAAAGCGCCAATCGCAAGCACGACGTGATCGCGGTGTTGGTCACCGACCCGAAGGAATTGGAATTCCCCAGCGTCGGCCTGGTCAACCTGGAAGACGCCGAAACCGGTCGCGTGGTTCAGTGCGATGCGGGATCCAAACTGTTTCGCGATCACCTGGCCGCGGCCGCCGAAAAACGCGTCGAAGACCTGCGCCGCACTTTCGGCCGTTCCGGAATCGATTTCATCCACATCGATGCCCAAGGCGACGTCGTCGATCCGCTGGTCAAGTTTTTCCGCATGCGTCAACGGAGGATGCGATGA
- a CDS encoding VWA domain-containing protein encodes MGEIELRDPAFLLLALLAPFVFWLARHNPSRIRYSSVAIAEAAPRSLRARLAGLPALLMALSALLVSVALAGPRTPDAETRVSREGIAIMMVLDRSGSMQARDLVQDDYSVDRLSVVKDVFRGFVLGEGDSAGDGRPDDTIGLIAFAGYADSLCPLTLDHGNLTTMVNDLETVSTREEDGTAIGDGLALAVERLRRSKAKSKVAILLTDGVHNAGVVDPKQAAEVAAASDVKVYCIGAGTQGRAPFPVQDPFTGRTELRLFDVELDEDTLKRIAETTGGRYFRATDRESLGGVVAEIDALERTKVTEFRYLQYDEHYRSFLLAGLLLVGAAATSKASLFRTLP; translated from the coding sequence ATGGGTGAGATCGAACTGCGCGATCCCGCGTTCCTGCTGCTGGCACTGCTGGCCCCCTTCGTGTTTTGGCTGGCCCGTCACAACCCTTCGCGGATTCGTTACTCATCGGTCGCGATCGCCGAGGCCGCGCCACGGTCGTTGCGTGCAAGACTGGCCGGCCTTCCCGCGTTGTTGATGGCGTTGTCGGCGTTGCTGGTCTCCGTGGCGCTGGCCGGACCGCGTACGCCTGATGCGGAAACGAGAGTCAGCCGCGAAGGCATCGCGATCATGATGGTGCTGGACCGCTCGGGTTCGATGCAAGCCCGCGACTTGGTCCAAGATGATTACAGTGTCGATCGGTTGAGTGTCGTCAAAGACGTCTTTCGCGGTTTTGTTTTGGGCGAAGGCGATTCAGCCGGAGACGGGCGTCCCGATGACACGATCGGATTGATCGCCTTTGCCGGCTATGCCGACAGCCTCTGTCCGCTGACCTTGGATCACGGCAATCTGACGACGATGGTCAATGATCTGGAAACCGTTTCGACGCGTGAAGAAGACGGCACGGCGATCGGGGACGGATTGGCGTTGGCGGTCGAGCGGCTGCGGCGGAGCAAGGCCAAGTCGAAAGTCGCGATCCTACTGACCGACGGGGTTCACAACGCCGGTGTGGTCGACCCCAAACAGGCGGCGGAGGTGGCCGCGGCCAGCGACGTGAAAGTCTATTGCATCGGCGCGGGAACCCAGGGGCGAGCGCCGTTTCCCGTTCAGGATCCCTTCACCGGTCGGACCGAGTTGCGGCTTTTCGATGTCGAACTGGATGAAGACACGTTAAAAAGGATTGCCGAAACCACGGGCGGTCGCTATTTCCGCGCCACCGACCGCGAATCACTCGGTGGGGTGGTCGCGGAGATTGACGCGCTCGAACGAACCAAAGTGACCGAGTTTCGCTACTTGCAATACGACGAACACTACCGATCCTTTTTGCTCGCCGGGCTGTTGTTGGTCGGCGCGGCGGCAACTTCCAAAGCCAGTTTGTTCAGGACGCTTCCGTAA